In the Acomys russatus chromosome 13, mAcoRus1.1, whole genome shotgun sequence genome, one interval contains:
- the Marchf8 gene encoding E3 ubiquitin-protein ligase MARCHF8 isoform X1 gives MSMPLHQISAIPSQDATSARVYRSKTKDKELEQNEKTLGHSMSHPSNISKAGSSPPSTTAPVSSFPRSSVTPSNQDICSSSAVFSECCHYSPVQSAVVLKAPPYQSSLTQGLTVTVICKDTLQATKRNPFGSDQDQALRPAKNTKARRALRFSKSLSDVGEKTQDAFESFDYMERTCSEGKLVLPQGPSLKKNRLHHEKRAEHCPPFGHSKHSRVLALPTNHSVASKREAGKGSVRIPLLEEKADGETRLRSQRLLRYLFSLSRGSSASSLHRFHELESHASHLYTAKSSSWLAGSTDFCSDEMGDDDVFEDTTSVKLKSRVLRAPLCSVEKDSDLDCPSPLSEKCTPISPVSTSGDACRICHCEGDDESPLITPCHCTGSLHFVHQACLQQWIKSSDTRCCELCKYEFIMETKLKPLRKWEKLQMTASERRKIMCSVTFHVIAITCVVWSLYVLIDRTAEEIKQGQVTGILEWPFWTKLVVVAIGFTGGLLFMYVQCKVYLQLWKRLKAYNRVIYVQNCPETSKKNIFEKSALTEPALENKEGHGMCRSTTNSSCTEPEDTGAGIINV, from the exons GCTGGGAGTAGTCCTCCATCCACGACGGCGCCAGTGTCTTCCTTCCCTCGCTCCTCTGTCACACCGTCCAACCAGGACATCTGCAG TTCCAGTGCAGTGTTTTCTGAGTGTTGTCACTACAGTCCCGTGCAGTCTGCTGTTGTCTTGAAAGCTCCTCCATACCAGAGTTCTCTGACACAAGGGCTCACTGTGACAGTTATCTGTAAAGACACATTGCAGGCAACAAAGAGAAATCCCTTTGGTTCAGACCAGGACCAAGCTTTGAGGCCTGCTAAGAATACCAAGGCAAGAAGAGCACTCAGATTCTCAAAGTCACTAAGTGATGTGGGTGAGAAGACCCAGGATGCTTTCGAGAGCTTTGACTATATGGAAAGAACATGTTCTGAAGGGAAATTGGTGCTCCCTCAAGGCCCATCTCTCAAAAAGAACAGGCTCCATCATGAAAAAAGAGCAGAGCACTGCCCACCCTTCGGTCATTCCAAACACTCTCGAGTCTTAGCCCTCCCCACCAACCATTCAGTTGCCTCAAAGAGGGAAGCTGGCAAGGGGAGTGTGCGCATCCCACTTTTGGAGGAGAAAGCTGATGGCGAGACCAGGTTGAGAAGCCAACGACTGCTCCGGTACCTGTTCTCACTCTCCCGTGGCTCAAGTGCCAGCAGCCTGCATAGGTTCCATGAGCTGGAGAGCCATGCCAGCCATCTGTATACTGCCAAGTCCTCCAGCTGGCTGGCAGGGAGCACGGACTTCTGTTCTGATGAAATGGGAGATGACGACGTCTTTGAGGACACAACGTCTGTCAAACTGAAGAGCAGGGTCCTGCGTGCACCCCTCTGCTCAGTAGAGAAGGACAGTGACCTGGATTGTCCTTCTCCACTCTCTGAAAAATGCACCCCCATCTCTCCTGTGTCCACCTCAGGGGATGCCTGCAG GATCTGCCACTGTGAAGGAGATGACGAGAGCCCTCTGATCACCCCCTGTCACTGCACAGGAAGCCTCCATTTTGTGcatcaggcttgcctgcagcAGTGGATCAAGAGTTCTGACACGCGCTGCTGTGAGCTCTGCAAGTACGAGTTCATCATGGAGACCAAGCTGAAACCTTTGAGGAAA TGGGAGAAGTTGCAAATGACTGCCAGTGAGCGCAGGAAGATCATGTGTTCAGTGACGTTCCATGTCATTGCTATCACCTGTGTGGTGTGGTCCTTGTATGTGCTCATTGATCGCACAGCAGAGGAGATCAAGCAGGGTCAGGTGACAG GAATCCTGGAGTGGCCTTTCTGGACTAAGCTGGTAGTTGTGGCCATCGGCTTCACCGGAGGTCTTCTCTTTATGTATGTTCAGTGCAAGGTGTACCTACAATTATGGAAAAGACTCAAGGCTTACAATAGAGTGATCTATGTGCAAAACTGTCCAGAAACaagtaaaaagaatatttttgaaaagtcTGCACTAACAGAGCCTGctcttgaaaataaagaaggacaTGGGATGTGTCGTTCCACCACAAACTCTTCTTGCACAGAgcctgaggacacgggagcaggaATTATTAACGTCTGA